The Apium graveolens cultivar Ventura chromosome 6, ASM990537v1, whole genome shotgun sequence genome contains a region encoding:
- the LOC141666630 gene encoding calcium-dependent protein kinase 15-like isoform X2: MGNCNAVPYSDDQSPHPNDATQPPSTTSNILHIHPPVSPPPAPRPSPPLSGIGRVLGRPMEDVRATYIFGPELGRGQFGITYLVTHKSTRKQYACKSIATRKLLNKDDADDVRREVQIMHHLTGHRNIVELKGAYEDRHSVNLVMELCAGGELFDRIIAKGHYSERAAAVLCRQMVTVVHNCHSMGVMHRDLKPENFLLLDATENSPLKATDFGLSVFYKPGDVFKDLVGSAYYVAPEVLRRNYGVEADVWSAGVILYILLSGVPPFWGDNEKSIFDSILRGHLDFSSDPWPSISSSAKDLVKRMLHFDPKERLSAVDVLNHPWMKEDGDASDKPIDIAVLSRMKQFRAMNKLKKVALTVIAENLSEEEIIGLKEMFKSMDTDNSGTITYEELKAGLPKLGTKLSESEMMQLMEAADVDGNGTIDYIEFITATMHLNRMEREDHLYKAFEYFDEDKSGFITMEELEHALKKYNMGDEKTIKEIIAEVDTDNVWILSVVHNKYRI; this comes from the exons ATGGGTAACTGCAACGCCGTCCCTTACTCCGACGATCAATCTCCCCACCCTAACGACGCCACACAACCACCATCAACAACTTCCAACATCCTCCACATCCATCCTCCAGTCTCACCACCACCGGCGCCACGTCCATCCCCGCCGCTCTCCGGCATCGGCCGAGTACTCGGCCGGCCAATGGAAGATGTACGCGCCACCTACATTTTCGGTCCGGAACTCGGACGCGGCCAATTCGGCATCACTTACTTAGTCACGCATAAATCAACGCGCAAGCAGTACGCGTGCAAGTCAATTGCCACACGCAAGCTTCTCAACAAAGATGACGCGGATGATGTTCGGCGAGAAGTGCAGATCATGCATCATCTCACCGGGCATCGGAATATAGTTGAGTTGAAAGGCGCTTATGAGGATCGGCACTCAGTGAATTTAGTGATGGAACTTTGTGCAGGCGGGGAGTTGTTTGATCGGATCATTGCTAAAGGACATTATTCGGAACGCGCCGCTGCTGTGTTGTGTAGACAGATGGTTACGGTTGTGCATAATTGTCATTCTATGGGAGTTATGCATAGGGATTTGAAACCGGAGAATTTTTTGTTGTTGGATGCCACGGAGAATTCGCCGTTGAAGGCTACTGATTTTGGTCTTTCGGTGTTTTATAAGCCTG GTGATGTATTTAAAGACCTTGTGGGAAGTGCATATTATGTGGCTCCTGAAGTGCTGCGCCGGAACTATGGAGTTGAGGCTGATGTTTGGAGTGCAGGGGTGATACTTTACATATTACTCAGTGGGGTCCCACCATTCTGGGGAG ATAATGAGAAGAGTATCTTTGATTCTATATTAAGGGGACATCTTGACTTTTCATCTGATCCATGGCCATCAATATCAAGCAGTGCCAAAGATCTTGTGAAAAGAATGTTACATTTTGATCCTAAAGAAAGGCTTTCCGCAGTTGATGTCCTAA ATCATCCATGGATGAAAGAAGATGGCGATGCATCTGATAAGCCAATTGACATTGCTGTCTTAAGTAGAATGAAGCAGTTCCGTGCAATGAACAAACTAAAAAAAGTAGCTTTAACG GTAATTGCAGAAAATCTatcggaagaagaaataattggTTTGAAGGAGATGTTTAAATCTATGGACACAGATAATAGTGGAACAATAACTTATGAAGAGTTAAAGGCTGGTCTTCCAAAACTGGGTACCAAGCTCTCCGAGTCGGAAATGATGCAGTTAATGGAAGCG GCTGACGTGGATGGAAATGGTACAATTGATTATATTGAGTTCATAACAGCTACAATGCATTTAAACCGAATGGAAAGGGAGGACCACCTGTACAAAGCTTTCGAATATTTTGATGAGGACAAGAGTGG GTTTATCACAATGGAAGAATTAGAACATGCCTTGAAGAAGTATAACATGGGTGATGAGAAAACAATTAAGGAGATAATTGCAGAAGTTGACACTGATAATGTATGGATTCTCTCCGTGGTTCACAATAAATATAGAATATGA
- the LOC141666630 gene encoding calcium-dependent protein kinase 15-like isoform X1, protein MGNCNAVPYSDDQSPHPNDATQPPSTTSNILHIHPPVSPPPAPRPSPPLSGIGRVLGRPMEDVRATYIFGPELGRGQFGITYLVTHKSTRKQYACKSIATRKLLNKDDADDVRREVQIMHHLTGHRNIVELKGAYEDRHSVNLVMELCAGGELFDRIIAKGHYSERAAAVLCRQMVTVVHNCHSMGVMHRDLKPENFLLLDATENSPLKATDFGLSVFYKPGDVFKDLVGSAYYVAPEVLRRNYGVEADVWSAGVILYILLSGVPPFWGDNEKSIFDSILRGHLDFSSDPWPSISSSAKDLVKRMLHFDPKERLSAVDVLNHPWMKEDGDASDKPIDIAVLSRMKQFRAMNKLKKVALTVIAENLSEEEIIGLKEMFKSMDTDNSGTITYEELKAGLPKLGTKLSESEMMQLMEAADVDGNGTIDYIEFITATMHLNRMEREDHLYKAFEYFDEDKSGFITMEELEHALKKYNMGDEKTIKEIIAEVDTDNDGRINYDEFVDMMRKGNPELVTDRRRK, encoded by the exons ATGGGTAACTGCAACGCCGTCCCTTACTCCGACGATCAATCTCCCCACCCTAACGACGCCACACAACCACCATCAACAACTTCCAACATCCTCCACATCCATCCTCCAGTCTCACCACCACCGGCGCCACGTCCATCCCCGCCGCTCTCCGGCATCGGCCGAGTACTCGGCCGGCCAATGGAAGATGTACGCGCCACCTACATTTTCGGTCCGGAACTCGGACGCGGCCAATTCGGCATCACTTACTTAGTCACGCATAAATCAACGCGCAAGCAGTACGCGTGCAAGTCAATTGCCACACGCAAGCTTCTCAACAAAGATGACGCGGATGATGTTCGGCGAGAAGTGCAGATCATGCATCATCTCACCGGGCATCGGAATATAGTTGAGTTGAAAGGCGCTTATGAGGATCGGCACTCAGTGAATTTAGTGATGGAACTTTGTGCAGGCGGGGAGTTGTTTGATCGGATCATTGCTAAAGGACATTATTCGGAACGCGCCGCTGCTGTGTTGTGTAGACAGATGGTTACGGTTGTGCATAATTGTCATTCTATGGGAGTTATGCATAGGGATTTGAAACCGGAGAATTTTTTGTTGTTGGATGCCACGGAGAATTCGCCGTTGAAGGCTACTGATTTTGGTCTTTCGGTGTTTTATAAGCCTG GTGATGTATTTAAAGACCTTGTGGGAAGTGCATATTATGTGGCTCCTGAAGTGCTGCGCCGGAACTATGGAGTTGAGGCTGATGTTTGGAGTGCAGGGGTGATACTTTACATATTACTCAGTGGGGTCCCACCATTCTGGGGAG ATAATGAGAAGAGTATCTTTGATTCTATATTAAGGGGACATCTTGACTTTTCATCTGATCCATGGCCATCAATATCAAGCAGTGCCAAAGATCTTGTGAAAAGAATGTTACATTTTGATCCTAAAGAAAGGCTTTCCGCAGTTGATGTCCTAA ATCATCCATGGATGAAAGAAGATGGCGATGCATCTGATAAGCCAATTGACATTGCTGTCTTAAGTAGAATGAAGCAGTTCCGTGCAATGAACAAACTAAAAAAAGTAGCTTTAACG GTAATTGCAGAAAATCTatcggaagaagaaataattggTTTGAAGGAGATGTTTAAATCTATGGACACAGATAATAGTGGAACAATAACTTATGAAGAGTTAAAGGCTGGTCTTCCAAAACTGGGTACCAAGCTCTCCGAGTCGGAAATGATGCAGTTAATGGAAGCG GCTGACGTGGATGGAAATGGTACAATTGATTATATTGAGTTCATAACAGCTACAATGCATTTAAACCGAATGGAAAGGGAGGACCACCTGTACAAAGCTTTCGAATATTTTGATGAGGACAAGAGTGG GTTTATCACAATGGAAGAATTAGAACATGCCTTGAAGAAGTATAACATGGGTGATGAGAAAACAATTAAGGAGATAATTGCAGAAGTTGACACTGATAAT GATGGGAGAATAAACTATGATGAGTTTGTAGACATGATGCGAAAAGGTAATCCGGAGCTGGTTACAGATAGGCGTCGTAAATAA